The Lathyrus oleraceus cultivar Zhongwan6 chromosome 5, CAAS_Psat_ZW6_1.0, whole genome shotgun sequence genome includes the window ATTTGATATGATAAAACACAAGAATGATGATTTGGAGTTGAAAAGTTGATTGAAATGATTTTTTTAAAGAGTTTTGGGTTAAGGAGGAGGTATGGAGTGCGAAAGAAATGATCGTGTAAGGTAATCATATATTTAATTTTCCATTTGAGATTTTCGAAAATATGAAGACTAAATTTATTTAGAGTCACAATGAGTTTGACAAAACTAAGGTGACTACCGTGATTTTGTCAAAGTCTTTGTTGAATCTTCGAAATTCAGTCATTCAGTGCTAATCTAAATATACATTAAGAAGCTATTCTGTGGAGGGGATTAACTAATTAAAAAACAGCTATCATATATGAGTAACACACAAAATATAAATTGATGTAGTGCAATATTTTGCTATTGCATTTCTCACACAATCCATGTTTTATCTATCTACACTATAAATTAACCACTTTCTCAGAAAAAGTACTGATGTAATAAAAAGCTAAACTTGGTTGTTGCAGAAAAACTAAATTTGTCTGTCTAATTGTGTCAACATGACAATGGACAACAAGCTGTTGAACTCATTGAAAATAGACACATCAGGCTGAAACTGTTAGAGAAATTCTCTATCTCCTTCCGTATCGTTTTTGATAGTAACTCGCTCTTAGAGGTGTCGCACAACGATCCTTCCATATATTAACCGAAGGGTCGGAGCCAGAACTGCTTATGCTATTATATCCATTCAGAAACGTTGAATTTGTGTTATGAGACAGACAATCGTCCATTGTGAGTCTCTTAGAATTCTGCGAAGAGCTCCTTAAAGCTTTGAGTTTAGCCTTTGTTGATTCTGTCAAACTCATGTAGCTTGGTACATCTTTTTCCTCTCTTGCTTCCGCCATAACAGTAGTATTGCTGAATGGCATGATAGATGGAGATCCAGATGTACATGAAGATGATATAACGCTATCGTCATTCATGTATTCGGAGCTTATGGTGGAAGAGGATGGAGTTTGCTGACAGATTTTAAGAGATGAAATCCTAGTTGTCATGCCATTCCTTCTCGTTTGAAAAGTAGGAACAAGCTCTTCACTCTTCCTGTTTGACATTGGACTCTCCCATGGCTTGTTCGCCATCCAGCGTTCTAACAACCCGTTTCCTAAGCTCTTGTTGTCGCGATTGTGATGATGCTTGAGAGGAGTCGCTGATTTCGAGTTCGGACTAGCACTCATTCTTGACTGCAATATGCAAGCAGAGATATTAATAACTTCAATCATAGCAAAGAAAACAAACTGATGCGTATATATCAGATTCGATTTTCTCGACTTAATCACCTGTGCCGAAAGAGAGTATGCCATTGCTCTATCCCTCTTGATTGCTCCTTCTTGTCTCAGCCTTAGCTTTGCTTTAACTTCATCTGCAGTTCCAGGAATTTCACACCATCCTTGCTGATAACAATTAAGATAACAAAACTTTCTATATGTTAGAATATATCATCCAATGTGATATTTTTGAAGCAAATTATAGAGAGCTTAGTTATTATGATGATTACCTCTATGAGTTTAACAGAATCAGCTTGGTTGCGATGGTCGTCTAACAACTGCTGAACTGCTTTACCTTCTGGAGAATTCCTTACATTCCTAGCCCTTACGCGAGCTTGAACTCTAACAAGAGCCTGCATACACCTTAGAGTAACTGCGGCTTGTTTTCGCACTTGCCTGCCTCTAAATATAGCTTGCAGCCTCACCACTGCCCTCAATGCCCTCAAAGCTCTTCTAGCCTACACCGAGAAAATAAGCTCAAGAGTCAAGAAACATATGCCTAATATACTGATCAAATCCTCTTAAAACAATTAGAGACAAAAGTGGCTGATCAAACCCTCAAATTTGCTAGTGTTTATGCTCAATGATGGACTCAGTTATGCATCATATTCCCCTTGCATTTTAGTAGCACAACAGCCATACAAAAGAACCTAACTACCTAAGGTTTTAAAAACAGTTGGTTACTCCGAAAATGACTGCGACAAAACACTTGTACCAACCAAAATGGTGAAAGCCTTTACCTAACCACAACACGAAGGCGAGTATTCCTCTAAAATCAATTTTGGCTCATCAAAAATTGgaacaaaacacacacaaaagtaAACTTGGAATTTCAAACATGTTTCATTTGAAAATAGCACTATGTgataaaattttcaaaatacTATAAAGTAGAAACTCACAACACAAATCAAAGCAAGCTTAAAAAAACCTAAACAAGGAAAATAAATAATTACCAAGAAGGCTCGAAACAGAGCCTGAATTCGAATAGCAGCCCATTCCTGCCTGATTAGGTTGAAATCCTTAGGTTGAGCTCGAACCACCACGGCAACCGCAGCAGCAGTAAGAGAAGAATCGCACACGGAAGCAGTACCACCACCACCACTCTTCTTCATACTTGAAGAAGAAGATCCTTCTGAAGATGACTTCCATAGCTGCCATTTCTTCTTAGTAGTACCACTCGTCTTCTTCTCCTTAACAAACATTAACAAATCAATCAACACTAAACAACACCATAACATATCAAAAAACAACAAAAAGGTTAATTTACTTGATCTGTTGTTGTGGTTGAAGATGAGATTTTTTTATGAGAAAGAAGTGATTTGAACCATTTTCCTGAGGCACCCATTGGAGTGAAGAAACCGTTTTTTTGTTTGAGATAGAAAAAGAGAGTTTTTTTTTTGGTTTGGAATTGGGGATTTGGTTAAAAGAAGGAAAGAGAgaaaaatttgaaatttgaaaatTGTGTACGTTTGATTTGTTTGATTTGTGTAGGAAAAAGACAGTAACGGTAACCGAAAAGGTCAACATCGTAACTCGCTTTAAGCCTTACCCGCTCCGAGTTGACTCACCTTTgaatattatttatttatttaaatttaatgaTAGAAAACGGTACCGTTTGAACAGTTATATTTATTAGATGTTGGATCCTCTAGACGACCTGGGTCATACAAAGCCCATTAAGAAGAGTCCATTTTACAGCAGTATTCATAAAATTTGTTCTGAGTGGAGTTTCTTTACACATCTTAGAAGTTTTTACTGCACCACGCGAATTTTTATAAATGTCTCCTATTTTCATAAATATATCTCTGGAAATACCTCAACACGCATTCAAGTAAAACCATTGAGAGTGACGCCCTattatttagtttattttatttCGGAGATGTATCTCTAGAAATTTCTCATAGTTATATTTTCGTAAGCCAGACACATCAGTACCAGACCCAAAAACAAGGGATTTCTCCAAATTAAAATTAAgattcataaaataaaattaggATTACATATATGAGTTCAATATAAAATGCAACATTACACTTCAATATCCAGGTGGACGATTCAACATCTTCAAAATATCTTCGACGAATCTTGAAATAGTCGCTTCCAACTCGAGGGGAAATTTTGTTTCAAAACGGAAAAATGTATCCCACATAGTCCTTACAACTGCTTGCGTCTTGAGCTCACATTTGTTGAGCTTAATCTTCCTTCTTTTGTCAATCGACGATGAACGATACTTGAGCTTCACAATCTTTCGATTGTCTCCGTAAGGTAAGAGATAATAAATTTCGTCTTTGATATCATCGAGGGAGGTGAATCCGTTGAGCTTGAACGTGCGCCAGAGAGCTCTGTTGGAGAATGAGATATTTGCGACATACCAGTCAATATTTTGTGGCGACATTTGAGACATTTTCAGTTTTTGTGAAATATAACATAAGAGCACCTTAATTTATAGAAGCCATAAATCAATATGAACCACTCAATGACTGACATGTTGATTCCAGAGATGTATCTCCGGAAGTGCACCCTATTATCTtgttccggagatgcatctccagaacTTCTCTTGAACTAGTTCTAGAACATAACTTATAACATAACCTATTTTTTCATTTACAATAAACACAAATGTTGTTATGGGGGAAGATAAAAAATGTATTAAGACAAAATATGAATAAAGGGTCAATATGTAACACTTCATTTATATTGAGACACAATTACATACACTTATTTGTCCGGTAAAAcaagaaattaaaatgaattgAAACATATATCACCGGCTAAATCTATTGGTGGTACCCCCTTGAACTTTTGTgcatttgattctctttcaatgtTGCTCAATTTCTCGAACTCTTGCATCCTTTCTATAAAATTATCAGACCAAGTCTCGACTTTTGTTGTTGAATGAGTCCTCCACTCCGGTGCTGTAAGTGGTATAGGGCATCCCGGTTTCAAGTAAACTTGAACAAAATGACTTGATTTTGAAAGCCACCAAATACACATAATACAATCATTTTGATTTTGAGATGGGGCGGTGCGCCGTGGAAAAAAGGTTTCTGAAAAACCGTATCATATCAGATCAATACACACTATGTCATATGCACTTGATATTAGGTGACCCATGTCATAGAAACACATCCATTTTTCCTCCAGTTCCGGAGCGCTAAGGCAAGGAACAAGATACTCATAAACGTTGTCGAATTATTCTTTCTTTCTGCACAACCATGTCTATGATTCTTTATGTGTCTTCAACTCTTGGATAAGTTGATGGAGGACAAGTGTATGACTATCTTCTCCTTTATCGAGCAAAGCCAAAACGGCTCGGTAACCACAATTACCATCCCCTTTAACATTGACGATCCGCTTGATATATTTGTGCATAAAAACCGACATCTCGTCGATGAATCGAATCTTTGGTGAAGGAGGCGTCAGAGGTGGTTTTCTAATGCAAGCTCCTTTGACAATactttttttgagattttggagTTGGTGAGTCGGGAAAAACtttgtcaacatgttcaaaatatgaAGGAGACCGTGTAGTCGAATTGTCATTCGGTGTAGGCTTCATTTTCTTCAGATCACCTTTTGTTTTTACCGGTTGAGAGGGCGGTTTCATGTCGGTGGTTTTCGTATAGGCAATCTTCCTCAATTGTTCTTTGATATGGAGTTTCATGTTGTCACTGACTTTCAAAAATCTATCTTATATCACTTCCCATTCAGTTAAAATAGAAATATTCGATTTACCGTCCTTCATGACACCATCACCATCAAACCTAAGTCTCTTCCAATGAGTGCAAACCTCATCCATTTTTATTGGGTCACCAAGTTTCACTTTTTTAGCAATAAGACAAGCATATGGGATACCATATGTTTTCACAATTGTGCATCCATACTTTTTGCTATCGGAGCCTACATTATCAGCTTGTTTAACCTCGTGAAAAATATAGTTCAAATTTGCCCGATAAATATTACCGGCCAACTGAGAATATAGAGTGTTGTATATAAATCTGTGTTCCAAAACTGTGATGCTTTGACCAAATGATGTTTGTATCTcattgaaggagaattgccatccaagacgcagcagaatttaaaaatttctccatttagtgatccttacgaatgggcatgatcagtgatagaatcgttacctcttgtggtgattcaaacctttggtgcagatctcttgtaacgatcaaaaccttggatacaaatccgcggagcgatcacgaacgttgaacgatgacaacgtctctactcagtccacacgaacgggttccttcaatctcagtgttagctggtacgaatgaaggctttgagtgagatagagagggaaacgaaattccaagtcttcacttgagttgagtctgagtgacaatgcttctacccaagggttctatttatagaaccacttgtgtgggtttcaagctaaaaagtccacttaagtgtattttggcccatatcttataatatgcccaaaatcacttaagcgtgtgataccttaccatatttcgtattccacttaagtgcaccgtaccttacaatgttccttagttactttatctctcatcaatccgtcctttgtgtgtgaccctgtaggttttcgcgatgttgacaattatattaaatcacgtatttaacataataaacagtgagcggtatctagcaacacatcactgctacccaagacacgaaaatgtcatgtgatctgacaagtccttctgtgataataattatgtgtataattacccctttgcccttatgtctatattgaacacaaggtatagaccgtgtcatccttgtccagttcaatattgggcccatagacatttatcctgttacgcaggatgggcaaattccatctaggtcactcatgtccctcagcatgcttcgtggagtacccatcaactgtctttatggttatccagttacggacaatgttggatcagcaataaagcactcaactctacatctaggatccatagtggtttcaggtcgaagagtggtatacaccattatcaccatgagaataaattatgacactttgcataactttctatatagtattctcatagcgggtcaatccggtataaatattactcttaatattcatacctatgtttaagacttgataactctttatccatgatccatgagatgtgatcatcagtctacaaacataatagtcttaatgctttaatgttatcccacttcacaataaagctcgactatgaatactttaagaataatgtccttatgtttaatgtgatctcatgattaagtcatacttgatacattaaaaggactagctattctagagactttattaatcaaacataataaagaaaaagccttattaattaataaataattcgatacaagtaccaaaagtattggcctctagggcttacaccaacactcaTTATGTTGGTTTTCAATCATGTGGTTCACGAAGTCCCAATGTCTACACAAATCACCCTTACTATTTCCCAACCAATTTTTCAAAGTAGCATGGGCAGACTCAACTCTGTTAGTTGTTGTATTTCCGAGGTGTCTAACATTATCAGTCCATGCACAGACAATTTTCTCCTTCACCTGGTCAAGAATTGTGCTTTCAACATATTTAAACAAATCTAGATACTTTTCACACACTTTCTTGAAATGCACACGGAATCAACATATAGTTCTTTTGTAGAAGAATTTATTATATGATTCCATGCGTCCATTATTTTTTCCACAATCACTCCCGCCTTCACCACTTTTCCATCTTATGACTCTATTTGTTTTGTCCCTAACGCGGGTTTAACCTCACTTCTCACATTCTTTGTCATGTGATACCTACAAATTAATGCATTAGAAGAAGGAAATACCTTTGTTATTGAATTCATCAATGCGGTATCACGATCGGCAACAATTGCTTTAGGCATCTCACCTTGATCCTTCAACAATGTCTGACACACCTCTAACGTCCAAGTAAAGTTGTCCTCATTTTCACACTCATGAAATACAAACCCAATAGAATATGTATTCTCATTTGAGGTAACATCAACCATCTCCAATAATGGAAGTCTATATTGggtcatctgaaggtgtttggttttATTTGCTACAAGCATGTCCCTGATGCTAGGAGAAGGAAGCTTGATGATAAGAGTGAACCTTTTGGTAGGATACCATAAAGCTGAAGAATACATGATATTCAATCCAATGAATGATAAGATCATGATGAGTCAAGACATTGTGATTGATGAGAACTCTGCCTGGGATTGGAATTTAGGTGATGCAACTAACAAGCCATTGATGAGTTATGGCTTTGATGAAGAAAGTAGTGAGCACGAAGAAATTCCAGTTAATAACATTCCAGTCACAATCTAAGTTGAAGCATAAAATAGAGAGGGTGTGGCTAGAATAAGCCAAAGACCTCAAAGAATCAGATTTCTCCCAGCAAGACTTTAAGATTGTGAAGtggttggtgatgatgatgtCACACCAGGTGGGAATTTGGTTCATTTCACTTTACTTACATGTGTTGAACCAATCAGCTATAGTGATGCCTTAAATAATAAATACCAGAATGCAAATATGGTCGAAGATTTACAAGCGATCGAAAGAAACAATACATGGGAGCTAGTCGAATTGCCAACACACGCAAAAGCTATCAAAGTGAAGTGGGTGTTCAAGCTGAAACAAACTTCTGATGGGTTGATTGTAAGACATAAGGCAAGACTAATAGCTCTAGAATTTCTTCAGAGAGAAGACCTCGACTACTCGGAAGTATATATACCAATAGCAATATTGGAGATTGTCAGATTGGTGGTAGCCTTGGCATGCAAGAAAAAGTGGTCGATATTTCACTTAGATGTAAAAATCGAATTTTTGAATGGTCATCTAGATTAAGTTGTGTATGTCACATAACCTTATGGGTTTGTGATTCTGGGGGAAGCAAGGAAATTGTACAAGTTGCACAAAGCCTTTTATGGTCTCAAACAGACACTTAGGGAATGGAATAAGAAAATGGCTCATACTTAGTCGAATTGGGATTCACCAAATGCAAGCCTGGGAATGGTGTATGTGTTCATGTAATGTCACAAGATATAACCATCATCTACTTATATGTCGATGACTTGCTAGTAACTAGAAATAACATGGAGAACTTGTTGAAACTCAAGGAGCTGATGAAGAGGGAATTTGAAATGTCGGATCTAGGAAACTTGTCGTATTTTctaggcatggaatttcaaatTACCAAGAAATGTATGATGCTACATTAAAGGAATTATGTCAaagaaatactcaagagatttaTGAAGGATGATTTGAATCATGCATCATCACCTGTTGAACCTAATCTGAAACTAGAGAAGCATGGAAAGGAGGATAAAGTCAATGTCAATTTGTTCAAACAAATTATTGGATCACTGAGGTATGTGCGCAATAGCAGACCTAATATAGGTTTCCCAGTTAAACTGATAATAAAATACATGGATGAACCAAATGTGTCACACATAAAGGCTGCAAGAAGAATCCTGAGATACCTAAAAGAATCAATAAACTATGGAATCTTATTTCCAAGAGATTCTGAAAGCAAATAAGCTATGATTAATTGTTATACAGATGTTGATTGGTATGGACATAAGGAAGATCGAAGAAGCACAACTGAttatttctttcaagtatttggtgccCCAATCACATATGGCTCGAGAAAGCAACATGTGGTGGCATTATCATCATGTGAAGCTGAGCATACAGCAGGATCCTATGTTGCTTGTCAAGCAATCTAGATCAGGTATGTGTTGGATGTGATAAAGGTCAAAGTAAAGAAACCTCTGGTGTTGCATATCGACAACAAGTCAGCCATCAATCTTACAAAGAATCCAGTTATGCATGGAAGGAGTAAGCACATTGAAGCTAGATTTCAATTACTAAGGAAGAAGGTAAATCAAGGTGAACTTGAAGTGAGGAATTGATCGAGTGAAGCACAAATGGTCGACACTTAACCAGCATTAGCAAACTAATCCAAGTTGATCAATTGTGCTTCACTTTCCAACATATAGAAGCATAGTTGATCAACTTGGATTAGTTTGATGATACTAGTAAAAATGTTGGCAAACTGTGCTTCACTCGAGCAActaatcatatatatatatatatatatatatatatatatatatatatatatatatatatatatatatatatatatataatatatatatatatatatatatatatatatatatatatatatatatatatatatatatatatatatatatatatatatatatatatatatatatatatatatatatatatgtacatCCTTGAATTCCTGAAGACCGAGCTTTTGCAAATTGAGTATAGTGAAACGAGTAAGTCAGATAAGCATAAACCTTATTCAGGTCGGAACCCGATCAAGGTTCATATAATCTCAAACAAGCACATCAAAATCGGTCTCGTGATAAACTCTTACAAAAGAACAAGTCAGGTTGACCTTATGATCGGTTCCAGGAAGTCATATGAACAATTACAAGGGACGATTATGAAATGCCTCCATGATTGCAGGGGACTTACATAAATTGAGGTAAAAGATATTATGTGATTATTATAGGGGAAGGTGGATGTTACCCATAGTCGCCTTAATGAGGAATATGAAGAAGCGCCCCTTTAAGGGCCATTGATTGATGAAGGAGTATAAAAGGATACTTCCTCCATGagaaaaagaaaacaagaaatatACCAATATACCTCCTAAAAAATATGATGATTACGACTTCACCTGACTATCTTCAGGGAAGTTTCTCCAAATAGTGTTTATCAAGAACATTTGGTACCCACCGTGGGGCCTCGGTAAAACTTTCTCATGCCTCACAAAAACCATACATTTGATTACAACTGAGCAATGTATAGACCATCTCCTAGAAGGGGTGAATCCCGAACTCCTTCAGACATAGCACAACTCTTAGCAATTATAGAGAATCTGCGCCAGCAGAATGAGTCTCTACAAGAAAGTGTCAAGACATTGCATCATTCACAAAGCACTAAGGAAGAGGAAGAGAAGGAGGAGCTCCTGGATCCTCAACCTCTATTAGAATCAGTTTGGGGAGACCAAGTCCAAAAGAATTTCAAACCACCACCTTTGCCATCCTTTGATGGTAAAAGTAATCCCCTAGAACACATAATATTAGTCAATAATCATATGTCAATAGTCGGGGCTTCTGACTCCTTAAAATGCAAACTttgatgtgttgctagataccactcactgtttattatgttaaatacgtgatttaatataattgtcaatgccaCAAAAACCTATAGgatcacacacaaaaggacggattgaaAGAGATAGAataaataaggaacaccgtaaggtacggtgcacgtaagtgaattgtagaacatcgtaaggtacaacgcacttaagtagaatatgaaat containing:
- the LOC127087347 gene encoding protein IQ-DOMAIN 6; the encoded protein is MGASGKWFKSLLSHKKISSSTTTTDQEKKTSGTTKKKWQLWKSSSEGSSSSSMKKSGGGGTASVCDSSLTAAAVAVVVRAQPKDFNLIRQEWAAIRIQALFRAFLARRALRALRAVVRLQAIFRGRQVRKQAAVTLRCMQALVRVQARVRARNVRNSPEGKAVQQLLDDHRNQADSVKLIEQGWCEIPGTADEVKAKLRLRQEGAIKRDRAMAYSLSAQSRMSASPNSKSATPLKHHHNRDNKSLGNGLLERWMANKPWESPMSNRKSEELVPTFQTRRNGMTTRISSLKICQQTPSSSTISSEYMNDDSVISSSCTSGSPSIMPFSNTTVMAEAREEKDVPSYMSLTESTKAKLKALRSSSQNSKRLTMDDCLSHNTNSTFLNGYNSISSSGSDPSVNIWKDRCATPLRASYYQKRYGRR